The following are from one region of the Aphis gossypii isolate Hap1 unplaced genomic scaffold, ASM2018417v2 Contig00322, whole genome shotgun sequence genome:
- the LOC126553741 gene encoding uncharacterized protein LOC126553741 gives MLELNAHRTMISRVFFPERSSHLVLTSSPLTVSALDFERRLLVVQYINSVTIAFTSYHQQDCHRRIAPSQSFFRKQTTADKFKMAFLSALKQQTNVTNASIADLRLNVPYPVTTMKEVNTKFGTSITCTLRDPDTDGAINVFLPKSISLSAEEINAYNAGNVPPVSLIYKGKNRGRFNIDFE, from the exons atgctggAGCTTAATGCTCACCGGACGATGATCAGTCGTGTTTTTTTCCCTGAACGAAGCAGTCATCTCGTCCTTACATCATCTCCGCTAACAGTCAGTGCACTTGATTTTGAACGCCGTCTCCttgttgtacaatatataaa ttctgTAACCATCGCATTTACCAGTTACCATCAGCAAGATTGTCATCGCCGCATCGCTCCGAGCCAAAGTTTTTTCCGTAAGCAGACTACCGCAGATAAA TTTAAAATGGCATTCTTATCGGCACTTAAGCAACAGACAAATGTGACAAATGCATCGATCGCGGATTTAAGACTAAATGTGCCGTATCCGGTCACTACAATGAAGGAGGTCAATACTAAATTTGGAACTTCGATCACCTGCACATTGAGGGATCCGGACACGGATGGGGCCATCAACGTATTTTTACCCAAGTCGATATCGCTGAGCGCCGAagaaataaatgcatataacGCAGGGAACGTGCCGCCGGTATCGCTAATATACAAAGGGAAAAACCGCGGTCGTTTTAACattgattttgaataa